One region of Rana temporaria chromosome 9, aRanTem1.1, whole genome shotgun sequence genomic DNA includes:
- the DHX34 gene encoding probable ATP-dependent RNA helicase DHX34, which produces MERDGSNSHWDWCSPETRRRLEDLFFDERGYIKSNSEESREFWVFFERFQRFQSVQKQSTRRSEVGEEEGHTNKLTGLPKEYDPRYRINMSIILSREAEKALHGHHKKGHKSRDTDVIPNDKLTEFKKAILHYLDFNQRQSFGKLTKLRKERSSLPIFQYKDKIVQMLRDHQVVVVAGDTGCGKSTQVPQYLLAAGFGHIACTQPRRIACISLAKRVGFESLNQYGSKVGYQIRFESSRSPATKIVFLTEGLLLRQIQRDSDVPQYQVLIVDEVHERHLHSDFLLGVLRGLLPLRSDLKVILMSATINIKLFSEYFDQAPVLQVPGRLFPIQVIYQPIPQEEAVSKSEKLDPRPYLRVLQAIDHKHPSDERGDLLIFLSGVTEISTVLEAIQVYATHTQRWIVLPLHSTLSIAEQDKVFDLVPPGVRKCIISTNIAETSVTIDGVRFVLDSGKVKEMSFDPKAKMQRLQEFWISRASAEQRKGRAGRTGPGVCYRLYAESDYDAFAAYPVPEIQRVALDALILQMKSMGLGDPRIFPFIEQPPMSSVETAILYLKDQGALDVCEELTPIGNLLAKLPVDVVIGKMLILGSLFSLVEPVLTIAAALSVQSPFLRNATSNPECATARKPLESELGDPFTLLNVFNEWLQIKSSRGSNSRKWCRRRGLEEQRLYEMTNLRRQFKGLLKDHGMLQERETRTVDRYNRHRQHKERKELHQLKREHERTEKRKRKVLKLQDEEMGSSSDEDRKSSKEGKDSVDIQDVKFKLRHNVDELRELSGAGEELSSKQLSLLKLIVCHGLYPQLALPDTFNSCRKDSDQVFHTKSKQGIVLHPTSVFSSNPELLQVDEDQEEAKVNDPKSHGLSNKHQIVGFVSLLETNKPYLVNCVRLPALQGLLLLARSLDTNTDCCRIVSDGWIEVNIEDPEGALHLISEAVKVRLAWEKVLRSRLEKSSGRDFDEDDKRRRRREIDGLGHRLVAYVRSEVKYSMRRLAGLEMQNLYVGPQLVTDAISLKGVFSDEDMKPDDVKGGYTVTSFLTYNCLRSAADLYSDCLRTFWTCPRCDLYMPFTPLERMAHQNSCTEEENTESEEPGIKPSSLTSLHKKYHCDVCDKDFTLTPTEILKHKRQHLNS; this is translated from the exons ATGGAAAGAGATGGAAGCAACAGTCACTGGGACTGGTGCAGTCCTGAAACGCGTAGACGTCTGGAAGACCTGTTCTTTGATGAGCGTGGTTACATTAAATCTAACTCAGAGGAAAGCAGAGAgttttgggtgttttttgaacGCTTTCAGCGATTTCAAAGTGTTCAGAAACAAAGCACAAGAAGAAGTGAGGTGGGAGAGGAAGAAGGGCATACAAATAAACTTACTGGTCTTCCAAAGGAATATGATCCAAGATATCGCATTAACATGTCTATTATTTTGAGCCGAGAGGCTGAGAAAGCTCTTCATGGTCATCACAAGAAAGGTCATAAATCCAGAGACACTGATGTAATACCCAACGACAAACTGACTGAGTTCAAAAAAGCCATCCTTCACTATTTGGACTTTAACCAGAGACAGAGTTTTGGCAAGTTGACTAAGCTTCGGAAAGAGAGGTCAAGCTTGCCTATCTTTCAGTATAAGGATAAAATTGTGCAGATGTTGAGGGACCACCAGGTTGTGGTAGTGGCGGGGGACACTGGATGTGGAAAGTCCACCCAGGTTCCTCAATACCTACTTGCAGCTGGGTTTGGACACATTGCATGTACTCAACCTCGTAGGATTGCCTGTATTTCATTAGCAAAGCGAGTTGGATTTGAGAGCCTTAACCAATATGGATCAAAG GTTGGTTACCAAATCCGCTTTGAGAGCAGTCGTTCTCCAGCCACGAAGATTGTGTTTCTTACAGAGGGTTTATTACTGCGTCAGATCCAGAGAGATTCTGACGTTCCTCAGTACCAGGTTCTTATAGTCGATGAAGTTCACGAGAGACATCTGCATAGTGACTTTCTACTGGGAGTCCTGCGAGGGCTTCTTCCTCTGAGGTCTGATCTGAAGGTCATTCTCATGTCTGCCACAATAAACATCAAACTCTTCTCTGAATATTTTGACCAGGCACCAGTTCTGCAGGTTCCAGGAAGACTTTTCCCGATACAG GTAATTTATCAGCCAATTCCTCAGGAAGAAGCGGTGTCAAAGTCAGAGAAACTAGACCCCAGGCCTTATCTTCGTGTGCTGCAAGCCATCGATCACAAACACCCTTCAGATGAACGTGGTGACCTTCTTATCTTCCTGAGTGGGGTGACTGAGATTAGCACAGTGCTAGAGGCAATACAGGTCTATGCCACCCACACCCAACGCTGGATTGTGCTTCCACTGCACAGCACTTTATCCATTGCAGAGCAAGATAAG GTTTTCGACTTGGTTCCTCCAGGGGTTAGAAAATGTATAATCTCCACTAACATTGCTGAGACCTCTGTCACCATAGATGGAGTAAGATTTGTTCTAGACTCCG GGAAAGTGaaggagatgagttttgatccCAAGGCTAAGATGCAGCGACTACAAGAATTCTGGATCAGCCGTGCCAGTGCAGAGCAGAGAAAAGGACGAGCGGGCAGAACCGGTCCTGGTGTGTGttaccgtctgtatgcagaatcgGATTACGATGCTTTCGCGGCGTATCCTGTGCCGGAGATACAGCGTGTGGCCTTGGATGCTCTTATACTTCAG atgaaaagtATGGGCCTGGGAGATCCCCGTATTTTCCCATTTATCGAGCAGCCTCCTATGTCCAGTGTAGAGACAGCCATTCTATACTTGAAAGATCAAGGAGCATTGGATGTTTGTGAAGAGCTCACGCCAATTGGTAACCTGCTGGCAAAGCTTCCGGTGGATGTAGTTATTG GAAAAATGCTTATCCTGGGATCGCTGTTCAGCCTTGTGGAACCGGTCCTGACTATAGCTGCTGCCCTTAGCGTACAGTCTCCGTTTCTACGAAACGCCACCAGCAATCCAGAATGCGCCACAGCCAGGAAACCCTTAGAGAGTGAGCTTGGAGATCCATTCACATTGCTCAATGTCTTCAACGAGTGGCTCCAG ATCAAGTCAAGCCGTGGCAGTAACTCCAGGAAGTGGTGTCGAAGGCGAGGGCTGGAGGAGCAAAGGTTATATGAAATGACAAACCTGCGGCGTCAGTTCAAG GGGTTACTAAAGGACCATGGAATGCTGCAGGAGCGTGAAACCCGAACAGTTGACCGCTACAACCGCCATCGGCAGCACAAGGAGCGTAAGGAGCTTCACCAGCTGAAGAGAGAGCATGAGCGCACAGAGAAACGCAAACGCAAAGTGCTCAAATTGCAGGATGAGGAAATGGGAAGCTCCAGTGATGAGGACAGAAAATCTAGTAAAGAAGGGAAAGATTCTGTAGATATCCAG GATGTGAAGTTTAAATTAAGACACAATGTGGACGAGCTGCGAGAACTATCTGGTGCTGGAGAGGAGTTGTCAAGCAAACAGCTGTCCTTGCTCAAGCTTATTGTGTGCCATGGATTGTACCCGCAACTGGCACTACCTGACACCTTTAACAGTTGCCGAAAGGACTCTGACCAG GTCTTTCACACAAAAAGCAAGCAGGGGATTGTCCTCCACCCAACATCGGTCTTCTCCAGTAACCCAGAACTCCTTCAAGTGGACGAGGACCAAGAGGAAGCCAAAGTgaatg ATCCAAAGAGTCATGGGCTGAGCAATAAGCACCAGATTGTAGGATTTGTGTCACTACTAGAGACCAACAAACCGTATTTAGTGAATTGTGTGAGATTGCCAGCTTTGCAG GGTCTTCTACTTCTGGCTCGTTCCTTGGACACCAACACTGACTGTTGCCGCATTGTGTCTGATGGCTGGATAGAGGTGAACATAGAAGATCCTGAAGGTGCCCTGCATCTGATCTCTGAGGCTGTAAAAGTGCGACTGGCGTGGGAAAAGGTATTGCGCTCCAGGCTGGAAAAATCAAGCGGTCGTGATTTTGATGAAGATGACAAGCGTcgaaggaggagagagattgaTGGTTTAGGGCATCGTCTGGTTGCCTATGTTCGCTCCGAG GTAAAGTACAGTATGAGGCGCCTGGCAGGTTTAGAAATGCAGAACCTGTACGTGGGTCCTCAGCTAGTCACCGATGCCATCAGCTTAAAGGGTGTTTTCAGCGATGAGGATATGAAGCCCGATGATGTGAAAGGTGGATACACTGTGACCAGCTTCCTGACTTATAACTGTTTGAGG AGTGCTGCTGATTTGTACAGTGACTGTTTGCGCACGTTCTGGACTTGTCCTCGCTGTGACCTATACATGCCATTTACACCTCTAGAACGCATGGCACATCAAAACAGCTGTACAGAGGAAGAGAATACTG AGTCAGAAGAACCAGGAATAAAGCCCTCTTCACTGACTTCTCTACACAAGAAATACCACTGTGATGTATGTGACAAGGACTTCACCTTGACGCCCACTGAGATTCTCAAACACAAGAGGCAGCATCTGAACTCTTAG